A window of Deinococcus radiotolerans genomic DNA:
TGGGCGCCCTGGCGGTGCAGTACGTCGCGGACGGCACGCTCGAACTCCTGCGCGGCGGCCTGAAGACCGGCTCGGCGCTGCTGCGCGCCGCCGGACTCAGCTAGCGCGGCGCGCGCCCTACGCCATTCACCGCAGCGAACCCCCAGGGAAAACTAAGCGTGTCAGCGCAACAATGCTCTGACCCCCACGATTTAGAATCCGGTCATGACTTCCAGAAAGGACGTGCCGGACACCAACCGAATAGCCCGGGTCGCTGCTGACCTGAACGCGCCGCGGGTGCTGGTGCTGAACGCGTCCTACGAACCGCTGCACGTCACCAGCGCCAAGCGGGCCATCACGCTCGTGCAGTACGGCGTGGCGGAAATTCTCGAAGACAGCGAGGACGTGGTCCGCTCGCCCAGCACAGTTATGCCGGTCCCCAGCGTCATCCGCCTGCGCCGCTACGTGCGCCGCCCCCGCGTGCACCCGGTCCCGTTCAACCGCCGCAACGTGCTGCGCCGCGACACCTTCACCTGCCAGTACTGCGGCTCACCGGAGGAACTCACCATGGACCACGTGCTGCCCCGCTCGCGCGGCGGCCGGCACACCTGGGAGAACGTCGTGACCGCGTGCCGCACCTGCAACCAGCGCAAGGGCAACCGCACGCCCGAGGAGGCCGCCATGCCCCTGCGCACCCGCCCCCGCGCACCCACCTTCGGCGTGTACGCCCACGGACAGTTCGCCCACTGGCAACCTCAGTGGACCCGCTACCTGGGCGGCTGAAGCGGGCCCAGAGAGCCGGGCGGAATCTCTGGAGGCGCGTGAGTCAGCTGTGAGTGTCGGGCCCTTACACTCACCGGTGCAGCGGCGGTCAACGAGGCTGGCGCGGCCTGGAGGTTCATGATGATTCGACGCGCGTTGATGCTCGCCACTCTGCTGCTGAGTGCCACCTCGGCCCAGTCGGTTTCCCCGGAGGAACTGGCGGGACGACTCTACCGGGACGCCAGTGACGGCAACGTGCAGGCCGTGCAGGCGGATCTGCAGGGCGGCGCGCCCGTGAACTTCCAGTTGCCACAGACGCGCAGCACGGCCCTGATGACGGCCGCTCAGAATGGCCGCACGGACGTGGTGGCGTTCCTGCTCGCTCATGGGGCCAATCCGGATCTCCGGGACTGGCATGGCCAGACGGCCCTGGACTTCGCGCGCACCACCGGGAACGCCCGGCTGATCGCGCTGCTTCAAGGGGCGTCCGGTCAGGCCACGCCAGCCCCAACCGCGCCTGCCGCCCGCCCCGCCACGCTCCCGACCGCATCCCGCCCGGCGCCGGTTGGCACGACTTGGCCTGGCTTCGGCGCGTTCCGACCGTGGGACGCGGTGCAGTTCTGGACCGCGACCGGCTGGCGAGCTGGGACGATCACCGCCGTGGGCGCAGCGGGACCGCGGTCGAGTCGCGGCGCCGCCCCGACAGAGCGGCAGTACCGGATCGCGCAGGACGCCCATCCGGACTGGACGCCGGACTGGTACGACTGGGGACTGGTCGCCCACCTCAGCCGCGCTCCTTACTGGACCGCGTTCTTCCTGGGCGACTAGCGACTGGGTGAGACCATGGCGGTCAACACGTCAGTCGTGGGCAACGTGGCGACCACCGAGTTTTCATATGGGAGCGCGTCAGAGGCTCTGCGCGTCGCCGCCGACGGCACCTACCGGTGGAAATCCGCGGGGAAGGCGGTGCAGGGCCGCCGGGTACCCAGCCCCGACGGTCCGGGGATCGTACTGCAGCGCGCATTGGGCGGCGTGGACTGGACGCTGCGTAACGAATCGAACGCCACCACCGAGAATATCCGCGGGCTCCAGAGCGCGCGGCTGACTGCGGCAGGCAAGGCCAGCGTCTCGGCGAAGCGCCCCCTGCGTCCGTGAACTTCGACTCGCGGGTACACTGCGGCATGAACCGGGATCAGGCGTACGAGTTGATGGTGCAGCACACGCCCAGCGTGTCGTTGCAGCGGCACATGCTGAACGTGGAGGCCGCGATGCGCGCCTACGCCCGCCACTGGGGCGAGGACGAGGACCTGTACGCGGTGACGGGCCTGCTGCATGACTTCGATTACGAGGCGCACCCGGACGAGCACCCTAACTGGGGCGTGGCGTTCCTGCGCGAGCACACCGACACCCCCGAAACCGTGCTGGACGCGATCATGGGACACGCGGCGTACACCGGCACGCCCCGCGAGTCGCAGCTGTCGAAGACCCTGTTCGCGGTGGATGAACTGACTGGGCTGGTGCAGGCCGCTGCACTCGTCCGCCCGGACAAGGACGTGCGGCAGGTGGAGCTGAGCAGCCTGAAAAAGCGCTTCAAGAACCGCGCGTTCGCGGCGGGCGTGAACCGCGACGAGGTCGAGCAGGGCGCGCGTGAACTGGGCGTGGATCTGGACGAGCACATGACGCGGGTGCTGCGTGCCATGCAGGACATGCAGCCCGAGACGCAGCCCGCCTGACCCCCTCCTCCACCCCGCCCGCCTGGATGCACCGTCCAGGCGGGCGTTGCTCTTGCCGATCATGCCTGACGCCCGGCTGACCGCCAGCGATCATGGGCCGCTCATGGGGGGGCGCGTACGGTGGGGGCACCAGACGGGAAGGCGTCCCAGACGCCAGAAGCCCCACCCGCAGGAGGTGAGACCGACTGGCCATTCGCACCGTCCGTAGCTCCTCGGCCCACGCCCACCCACGCCCCACAGGAGACCTGATCATGACCACCCGCACCCTGCCCGCCCCCCGCCCGCAGACCACCCGGCGTTCTCTGAGCGCCCTGGCGCTCGCCACCCTCAGCCTGAGCGCCCTGATCGCCCCGCAGCGCGCGTACGCCGCTCCGGCCGACATGACCGGCACCTGAACAGCAACGTCACGACCAGCGGCGTCACCCGCGTGAACGTGACCCGCGCAGCGGGCGGGCAGATGACCGTGCAGGTCTTCGGACGCTGCCACCCCAGCGACTGCGACTGGGGCAGCGCGCAGATGATCACGTACGGCGCGACCGTCAGTGACAGCAACCACTTCACGGCGACCGCCGTGTTCGCCAAGGGCTTCGCCACGACCACGCTGGTCATGAATTTCGCCCGGGGCCGCCTGGACGTGCAGGCGCTGACGCAGTTCACGGACGGCAGCGGCCGCCAGAACTACGCCAGCCGCGACGCCTTCGCCCGCTACCGCTGAGCGTCACAGCTGACACGCCGGAAACCTTTCCCGCGCACAGTGCGTATCAGGTGGCAGGTGGGTGATGCCCCACCGTAGCCACACCTTCAGACCTCTTCAGTCCTTTCAGCGCCGCGCCTCCTGTTCCCGGAGGGGCGGCGCGCGACTGTGCCGACTGTGGCGTGTCCGCGCTGGCCGACTGCTCCGGGCGTGCGCCGCGTTACCCTGGGCGGCATGACCTCGCCGATCACGCGTATGCAGCAGGCCCTCGCCGCGACCAGCCTGGACGGCTGGCTGGTGTACGACTTTCAGGGCCTCAACCCGCACGCCCGCACCGTCCTGAACCTCCCGAAAGAGGCGTTCCTGACGCGGCGGTTTTTCGTGTGGGTGCCGCGCAGCGGTCAGGCGGTGGTGCTGCACAACCACATCGAGGGCGGCACGTGGGGCGAGATCACCCGCACCTGGGACGCCGAGCGGCGTGCGTTCGGGTCTCACGCGGAACTGGACGCCGCGCTGCGCGGCGTGGTCGCCGGGCGCACCCTGGCCATGGAGTACAGCCCCAGTGGCGCGGTGCCGTACGTGAGCCGCGTGGATGCCGGGACGGTCGAGCGGGTCCGGGCTGCCGGGGCCGCCGCGATTGAGACCAGCGCCGATCTGCTCCAGTCGTTCCTGGCCTGGAGCGCCGACGATCTGGCCGCGCATGAGCGGGCCGTGGCGGTTCTGATGCAGGCGAAGGATGATGCGTTCCGCCTGATTCACGAGCGCCTGCAGGCCGCTCAGCCGGTGACGGAACTGGACGCGCAGGCGGTGATCATGCGGCAGATCGAGGCGGCGGGCATGCAGGCCGGGCACGCCGTGAACGTGAGTTTCGGCGTGAACGCCGCCGACAGCCACTACGAACCTAGTCCGGAACGCCACGCCACGCTGAAGCCCGGCGAGTGCGTCCTGATTGACCTGTGGGCGCAGGAGCCGGGCCGACCGTTTGCGGACGTCACCTGGGTCGGGTACGCGGGTCAGCCCACGCCCGCGTACCAGAGCGCCTGGGCAGCCGTCGTGGCGGCCCGGGACGCGGCGCTGCGCACCATTGTGGACGGGTACGCCCAGGCCGGGTGGGGCGAGGTGCAGGGCTGGATGGCCGACCGCGCCGCGCGCGACGCCATGGGCTCCGAGTGGGAGCCGTATTTCCTGCACCGCACCGGGCACGACTTGGGCGTGAGCATTCACGGGGCGGGCGCGAACCTCGACGATTACGAGACGCGCGACACCCGCACCCTCACGCCCGGCTTGGCCGTGACCATCGAACCCGGCACGTACCCCGCTGCGCAGGGCTTCGGGATTCGCAGCGAGATCGACGTGTACCTCGACCCGCAGACCGGCCCGCGCGTCACGCCGGACACGCAGGCCGCGCCGTTCATCCTGGGCGGGGCAGAGGACTGGGCGCAGGTGCGGGCCCGCGCGTACGGTCAGAGCTGAGCAGGCCCGCCGGGGCGGAGAGACTGAAGACAAGGGCGGCCGCGCCGATGACGCGGCCGCCCTTGCGCGGTCCCATAGGCGGATGCGGTAAGGTCGGAGGGTCCCTCCCGTTCAGTTCGCGCAGTCTCACCGGTCCTCACTTGAAGAGGTGGCTCCTGATGATCCCGATGCCCTCCGTCCTGCCCTGCCCCCACCTCCCGCCGGGCGGCGCGGCGTGACCCGCACGCCCCTGCTGCATTCCCTGCTGGGCGCCCTGAGCCTCGCCCGTCACGCGGAACGTCAGGGCCTCGGCACCGGGGACGTGCTGGAGGAGCGTGAGCGGGCCGTGACCCGCCGCGCGGTGCTGCGCGCCTCGGCCGCAGCGGCCGGCCTGACCCTCACGGCCTGCGCCCGGCCCCTGTCTCCCGGCCCGGCGGCTCACCTGGGCGCGCTGGGCGGCGCGGAGGAGGTCGCCGTGATCGGCGGGGGCATCGCGGGGCTGGTGGCCGCGTACCGCCTCACGCAGGCGGGCGTACCCTGCCGCGTGTTCGAGGCGTCAGGCCGCGCCGGGGGCCGCATGCACACGCTGCGGGGGCAGTTCGCGCGTCCCGTGGAACTGGGCGGCGAGCTGATCGACAGCGGCCACAAGCGACTCAGGCGACTGGCGGCCGAGCTGCGCCTGAATCTGCTGGACCTGACGCAGACGGACGTGGGCCTCACGGCGCAGTGGTTTGATTTCGGCGGGCAGCGCTACAGCGAGGCGCAGGCGGTGGACGCCTTCCGGCCGCTCGCCCGTCAGATCGACCGGGACCTTGCCAGCCTGGGGGCAGAGACGATCACGTACAGGAACCCGGACACCGGGCGCCGCCTGGACGCCCTGTCCGTGCGCGCGTACCTGGAGAGCATCGGCGCGGGCGGCTGGCTGCTGAGCCTGCTGGACGTGGCGTACACCATCGAGTACGGACTGGACGCCACCGAGCAGAGCAGCCTGAACTTCCTGTACCTGGTCGGGAACCGTCCGGGGCAGTTCGAGCTGTTCGGGTACAGCGACGAGCGCTACAGCATCGAGGGTGGCAACGATCAGGTGCCCAGGCTGCTCGCGCAGCGCCTCAGGGACCGTGTGCAGTACGGCTCGCGCCTGGACGCCGTGACGCTACGGTCGGATGGGCGCTACGCCCTGACCCTGAACGAGGGCGGCACGCTGCGCCGCGTGACCGCCCCGCGCGTGGTGTTCGCGCTGCCGTTCACGACGCTGCGGAACGTGAACCTCAGCGGCGTCCCCCTCCCGGCCGTGAAGCGCCGCGCGATTCAGGACCTCGGGTACGGCACGAACGCCAAGCTGATCGCCGGGTTTACGCGCCGCCTGTGGCGCGACACGTACGGCTCGTGCGGCGAGGTGTACACCGACCGCGGCTGGCAGAACACCTGGGAGAGCAGCCGCGCGGCGAGCGCCCCGGGCGGCTGCCTCACGAACTACCTGGGGGCGCGGCGGGCCTTCAGGTGGGCCAGGGCACCCCGGAGGCCCAGACGGACTGCTGGCTGGGCAGCATGGAGGGGCTGTGGCCGGGACTGCTGGCCGCCCGGTCCGCCGAGGCGCCGGTGCGGGCCTACTGGCCGGGCAACCCGTTCGTGCTGGCGTCGTACGCATGCTACCGGGTGGGGCAGTGGACGACCATCGCGGGCGCGGAGGCCGAGGCGTCCGGGCGCCTGCACTTCTGCGGGGAGCACACCAGCCTCGACTACCAGGGGTACATGGAAGGCGGTGTGGAGAGCGCCGAGCGGGTCGTTGGCGAGGTGCTGGCGACCACGGCCCGCCACGCGGCCAGGGCCCCCCGGCTGGCCTGAACGCCGCGACCGGGGCGGCCCGGTTTGGCGCCGCGCCGCGCGCGGGCGCATGAGGCGGCCTTAAAGCTTCGCTCAGGCTTGCCGGTGCCCCCCGCGTCCGAACCGCTACCCTGAGGGCATGGCGAACCTCGGCTCCTCCACGATCATGCTTACGGGCGCGGGCGGCGCACTGGCCACCGCCATCGCGCAGGAACTCGACGATGCGGGCGCGCAGATGGTCCTCGTCGGACGCGGCGAGAGCCTGGCGCGCGCCGCTGACCGCTTCCCCGCCACCGAGGTTCTGGACCTTGACCTGCGTGACCCCTCCAGCATTGAGGCGCTGCGCCGGGTCAAGGTGGACACCCTGATCCACACGGTCGGCGCGTACGACACGCAGGACGCGCACAAGGCCACCGAAACCGACTACGACGCGATGTTCGACGCGAACATGCGCACCCTCTTCCACGCCGTGCAGGGCGTCCTGCCGCACATGCTCAAGCAGAAAGACGGCCTGATCATGGGCGTCAGCGCCGGGCAGGCCGCGAGTCTCAGCGGCCCCAAGGCCGCGCTGTACACCGCCAGCAAATCCGCCGTGGCGTCCTACGTGCTGAGCCTGCACGACGAACTGAAACACAAGGGCGTGCGCGGCATGGTCCTGTACCCCATGGGCGCCATCGACACGCCCAGCAACCGCGACGCGGGCCTCAGCTGGGACAGCATGATCGACCCGCGCGGCCTCGCCAAGAGCGTCGCCCACGCCCTCACCCGACCCGACCGCGCCCACATCACCGAGATCAAGGTCTACCCCGACACCTGAACCTTTAGGCGGGGTCGGTGTTCAGGCGGCTGTACAGGATGAGGTCGGTGGGCTGGGCGTCCCTGAAGGCGGCGTGGCGCAGGGTGCCTTCGCACTGGAAGCCCAGCTTGTCGAGCACGCGGGCGGAGGCGGCGTTCCAGGGAAAGACGGTCGCGTGGAGGCGGCGCAGGTGCAGCGGTCCGAAGCCGAAGTCCAGCGTGAGCCGCGCGGCTTCCGTGGCGTACCCGCGGCCGTGGTGGGGCACGCCGATCCAGTAGCCGAGTTCGGCGCGCGGCTGGTCCGGGTCGGGGCTGAGGGTGACGCTGCCCAGCAGCTGGCCGCCTTGGCGGTCCGTGACGGCCCAGGAGAAGCTGCGGCCCTGCCGGGCGGCGTCTGGTCGGGAGTGGATCCAGGTGAGGGCCAGCCCCGGCGGGTAGGGGCTGGGAATGGACCGCATGCCCGCCGCGATCTGGGGGTGGCTCAGCAGGGTGGTGAGGGCGGGGGCGTCCGCGTCCGTGAAGGGCCTCAGGTGCAGGCGGGCCGTGCGGATCTCGGGCGGGGAGGGAGTCATGGCGCACTGTACGCCCGCCCCGCCCCTGCCGTTAGGCGTCGGCCAGGGCGGCCATGAGCGCGGCGGCGTAGCGGACGCCGTTCTCGAAGTCGCGCCGCAGGATGTTCTCGTTGGGGGCGTGGACGCGGCCGCCGACGTTGCCGATGCCCAGTGCAACGACGGGCGCGCCGACGTGCTGCATGAAGGGGTGCATGGGGCCGCTGCCGCCGCTGCTGGGGTTGAGGATGGGTTCCTGGCCGTGGACGTCGCGGGCGACCTGTACGGCGGTTTTCACGAAGGGGTGGTTCAGATCACTGCGGGCGGGGTGCTGGTGGCTCTCCAGCTCGATGATCTCGATGTCGCTGAAGCCCTGCGTGTCGAGGTGGGCGCGCAGGAGTTCCACGATGCGCTCCGGGCGCTGGTCGGGCACGAGGCGGAAGTCGAGTTTCACCATGCCTGAAGCGGGGAGGACGGTCTTGCTGCCCTGGCCCTCGTACCCGCCGTGGAAACCGTTGACGTTCACGACGGGTTTGAGGTTCAGGCGGGTGTGGTACTCGCTGCTGTCCCCCAGGGTGCGGGTCACGTCGTAGGTGCCCCGCAGCGCCTCGCCAGTGCCGGGGAGGGCGGCGATGGCGTCCAGATCGGCCTGGCTGGGGGGGCGGACGTCGTCGTGGAAGCCGGGGATCAGGACGGTGCCGTCGGGGCCGCGTAAGGAGGCGACGGCGGCGGCCAGGCGCCAGAGGGGGTTGTCCACGACGGCGCCGTTGCTGCTGTGCAGGTCGCTGGCGGCGACGCGGCAGCGCAGTTCCACGCAGACGATGCCTTTCAGGCCCGCGTACAGCACGGGGCGGCCCTCGGGGGTGACGCTGCCGAATTCCCACCAGACGCCGTCGGCTTTCAGTTCGGCGGCGTGTGCCTCAATGAAGGCTTCGAGGCTGGGGCTGCCGACCTCCTCTTCTCCCTCGATGAGCCACTTGACCTTCAGGGGCAGCGTGCCGCCGCGCTGCTCCTTGAGGGCGCGCAGGCCGGCGAGGCGGGAGACGAGTTCGCCCTTGTCGTCGCTGGCGCCGCGGCCGTAGAGGCGGCCGTCCCGTTCGGTGAGGGTGAAGGGTGGGGTGTCCCACAGGTCTGCGGGGTCCTCGGGCTGCACGTCGTAGTGGTTGTAGATCAGCAGCGTGAAGGGGCCTTCTCCGGCCTCGGCGAGCAGGATGGGGGCGACCTGTCCGGGGTACTGGCGGACGGTGAAGCCCTCGGCCTCCAGCAGGGTCTGGACGGCGTGGGCGGCGTCGGGGAGGTGGCGGCCCTGCGCGGAGACGCTGGGAATGGCGACGAGGTCGGCGAGGTCGCTAAGGCCGCGTTCGATGTGGGCGCGGAGGTCGGGTTGTGTGGTCACAGGGGCAGCCTACGGGAATCCGGGGCGGCGTGCCTGCGCCATCTGGCGGGGGTGGAGGGCACCGGATTTGACAACGTTTTCAGAAGCAGGTACGCTCTGGGCACAGCCCACAGTTCAGCCGGTTCGCCCCGCACCCGAGCGGTTCAGGCGGCCCGCACCGTATCCTGCCCGGAGGAGTCCTCACGTCATGACCCGGAACGTCACCATCAGAGACATTGCGCGCGAGGCCGGCGTGTCGATCAGCACGGTCTCCCGCGCCCTGAACGGACAGGTGCCCGTCGCGCCGGACAAGCGCCAGCGCGTGCTGGACGCCACGCATCGCCTGGGCTACGAACCGAACGCCGCCGCGCAGGGCCTCGTGCGCGGCCGCACCATGACCGTGGGCGTCCTGACGCAGGACATCGCCAGTCCGTTCTACAGCGAGGTCTCCCGCGGGATTGACGTGGGGCTGGCGGGCAGCGGGTACCAGCCGATCTTCGTGAACGGCCACTGGGAGATCCAGGACGAGGCGGCCGCGATCACCGCGCTGACGCGACGGCAGGTGGACGCCGTGATCGTGCTGGGGGGCCGCCTGGACGCTCGGCAGCTGCGGGACCTGCACGCCCGGGTGCCGCTGGTCGTGGTGGGGCGGCAGGTGCCGGGCCTGGAGGATGCCTGCCTGAGCGTGGACAACGTGCAGGGCGCGTTCCTGGCCACCACGCACCTGCTTCAGCTGGGGCACCGGCGGATTGCTCATGTGGCGGGCATTCCGTCGCAGCGGGACGCGGTGGACCGCCTGGAAGGCTACCGGCTGGCGCTGGCCGAGGCGGGCGTGCCGTTCGACCCGGCGCTGGTGTTCGAGGGGGACTTCAACGAGGCGAGCGGCATCCTGGCCGTCGAGCACTGGCTGGGCCGCGCGGCGCACTTCTCGGCGGTGTTCGCGGCGAACGATCAGATGGCGTACGGGGTGCAGCTGGGCCTGTACCGGCGCGGCATGCGCGTACCGGACGACGTGTCACTGGTGGGCTTCGATGACCTGCCTGCGTCGCAGTTCACGCTGCCGCCCCTGACGACCGTGCATCACCCCGCGCGGGAGATGGGGGCGCGGGCGGCCGGGCACCTGCTGTCGCGCCTGAATGACCCGGACGCCCCGGTGGCGCTGCCGCAGCTGCCCATCACGCTGAGTGTGCGGGAATCCGTGCGGTTCGCCCGCTCCCCCTGACCGCATCCGGACGGGCCTGCGTGGCGCCGCCGTGTCCATCCGTCTCCACTCGATCTGCAAACGTTTTCTTACTGACGGCCTGCCCCGCGCGCCCGTCTGGAGGTTCACGATGTCACACGTCCGTTCTCCCCTGCCCGCCCTGCTGTGCCTGACCGCCCTCCTGAGCGCCTGCGGCCGCGCACCCGACCCGGCCCGCGCCGCCGCTGCACCGCCCACCCTGGGCACGCTGGATTACGGCACCAGCGCCCCTCCGGGCAGCAAGGGCGGCCCCACGAACACCAGCGGCGCCCTGCTGACCCCCGCCTGGACCGCGAACGCCGCCGCGAAGGGCAAGCCCCCCACGAACGAATTCTGGTCATCCATCATCTTCAAACGTAACGCCGGGAACGCGTACAGCGAGAACATGTTCGCCCACCCCCTCGCGCTGCACGCCGCGGCAGGCGGGCTGGAGATCGGCTACCCCACCGCCATGCAGATCGTGGGCGCGCCGGGCCTGGAGAAATACCAGTACCCCTTCGCGCCGGACTTCACGCTGGGCGTGAGCGGCCTGAACTCGCCCGACACGAAGACCGACGACTGGGGCGACTGGACGACCACCGCCGCCTGGAGTGACGGCACCCGCAGCCTGAAAGCCACCTTCGGGCACGGCCTGCCCTTCGTGTACGCCACCAGGGCGGGCGGGAACGCGCAGGTGACGTTCATCGCCACGCCCACCGTCTGGTCCAACCAGGGGAGCGTGCTGGGCGTCACCGTGAACGGCCACCACTACGGCCTGTTCGCGCCGACGGGCGCCACCTGGACGGTCAG
This region includes:
- a CDS encoding FAD-dependent oxidoreductase encodes the protein MEGLWPGLLAARSAEAPVRAYWPGNPFVLASYACYRVGQWTTIAGAEAEASGRLHFCGEHTSLDYQGYMEGGVESAERVVGEVLATTARHAARAPRLA
- a CDS encoding M20/M25/M40 family metallo-hydrolase yields the protein MTTQPDLRAHIERGLSDLADLVAIPSVSAQGRHLPDAAHAVQTLLEAEGFTVRQYPGQVAPILLAEAGEGPFTLLIYNHYDVQPEDPADLWDTPPFTLTERDGRLYGRGASDDKGELVSRLAGLRALKEQRGGTLPLKVKWLIEGEEEVGSPSLEAFIEAHAAELKADGVWWEFGSVTPEGRPVLYAGLKGIVCVELRCRVAASDLHSSNGAVVDNPLWRLAAAVASLRGPDGTVLIPGFHDDVRPPSQADLDAIAALPGTGEALRGTYDVTRTLGDSSEYHTRLNLKPVVNVNGFHGGYEGQGSKTVLPASGMVKLDFRLVPDQRPERIVELLRAHLDTQGFSDIEIIELESHQHPARSDLNHPFVKTAVQVARDVHGQEPILNPSSGGSGPMHPFMQHVGAPVVALGIGNVGGRVHAPNENILRRDFENGVRYAAALMAALADA
- a CDS encoding GNAT family N-acetyltransferase, translated to MTPSPPEIRTARLHLRPFTDADAPALTTLLSHPQIAAGMRSIPSPYPPGLALTWIHSRPDAARQGRSFSWAVTDRQGGQLLGSVTLSPDPDQPRAELGYWIGVPHHGRGYATEAARLTLDFGFGPLHLRRLHATVFPWNAASARVLDKLGFQCEGTLRHAAFRDAQPTDLILYSRLNTDPA
- a CDS encoding HD domain-containing protein, producing MNRDQAYELMVQHTPSVSLQRHMLNVEAAMRAYARHWGEDEDLYAVTGLLHDFDYEAHPDEHPNWGVAFLREHTDTPETVLDAIMGHAAYTGTPRESQLSKTLFAVDELTGLVQAAALVRPDKDVRQVELSSLKKRFKNRAFAAGVNRDEVEQGARELGVDLDEHMTRVLRAMQDMQPETQPA
- a CDS encoding HNH endonuclease is translated as MTSRKDVPDTNRIARVAADLNAPRVLVLNASYEPLHVTSAKRAITLVQYGVAEILEDSEDVVRSPSTVMPVPSVIRLRRYVRRPRVHPVPFNRRNVLRRDTFTCQYCGSPEELTMDHVLPRSRGGRHTWENVVTACRTCNQRKGNRTPEEAAMPLRTRPRAPTFGVYAHGQFAHWQPQWTRYLGG
- a CDS encoding SDR family oxidoreductase, giving the protein MANLGSSTIMLTGAGGALATAIAQELDDAGAQMVLVGRGESLARAADRFPATEVLDLDLRDPSSIEALRRVKVDTLIHTVGAYDTQDAHKATETDYDAMFDANMRTLFHAVQGVLPHMLKQKDGLIMGVSAGQAASLSGPKAALYTASKSAVASYVLSLHDELKHKGVRGMVLYPMGAIDTPSNRDAGLSWDSMIDPRGLAKSVAHALTRPDRAHITEIKVYPDT
- a CDS encoding M24 family metallopeptidase codes for the protein MTSPITRMQQALAATSLDGWLVYDFQGLNPHARTVLNLPKEAFLTRRFFVWVPRSGQAVVLHNHIEGGTWGEITRTWDAERRAFGSHAELDAALRGVVAGRTLAMEYSPSGAVPYVSRVDAGTVERVRAAGAAAIETSADLLQSFLAWSADDLAAHERAVAVLMQAKDDAFRLIHERLQAAQPVTELDAQAVIMRQIEAAGMQAGHAVNVSFGVNAADSHYEPSPERHATLKPGECVLIDLWAQEPGRPFADVTWVGYAGQPTPAYQSAWAAVVAARDAALRTIVDGYAQAGWGEVQGWMADRAARDAMGSEWEPYFLHRTGHDLGVSIHGAGANLDDYETRDTRTLTPGLAVTIEPGTYPAAQGFGIRSEIDVYLDPQTGPRVTPDTQAAPFILGGAEDWAQVRARAYGQS
- a CDS encoding ankyrin repeat domain-containing protein → MMIRRALMLATLLLSATSAQSVSPEELAGRLYRDASDGNVQAVQADLQGGAPVNFQLPQTRSTALMTAAQNGRTDVVAFLLAHGANPDLRDWHGQTALDFARTTGNARLIALLQGASGQATPAPTAPAARPATLPTASRPAPVGTTWPGFGAFRPWDAVQFWTATGWRAGTITAVGAAGPRSSRGAAPTERQYRIAQDAHPDWTPDWYDWGLVAHLSRAPYWTAFFLGD
- a CDS encoding LacI family DNA-binding transcriptional regulator → MTRNVTIRDIAREAGVSISTVSRALNGQVPVAPDKRQRVLDATHRLGYEPNAAAQGLVRGRTMTVGVLTQDIASPFYSEVSRGIDVGLAGSGYQPIFVNGHWEIQDEAAAITALTRRQVDAVIVLGGRLDARQLRDLHARVPLVVVGRQVPGLEDACLSVDNVQGAFLATTHLLQLGHRRIAHVAGIPSQRDAVDRLEGYRLALAEAGVPFDPALVFEGDFNEASGILAVEHWLGRAAHFSAVFAANDQMAYGVQLGLYRRGMRVPDDVSLVGFDDLPASQFTLPPLTTVHHPAREMGARAAGHLLSRLNDPDAPVALPQLPITLSVRESVRFARSP